Proteins from one Streptomyces sp. NBC_00390 genomic window:
- a CDS encoding zinc-ribbon domain-containing protein produces MIIFGTKGYLYQLAILTLVCGHCGNPSAHTLRKRVTKFTLFFVPLFPISTKYLTQCTFCGAEQKITAEQAQQLQVQNAGGQSYNQVQQPGHQQPYQR; encoded by the coding sequence GTGATCATCTTCGGCACCAAGGGCTACCTGTACCAGCTCGCGATACTGACGCTGGTGTGTGGCCACTGCGGCAATCCGTCCGCGCACACCCTCAGGAAGCGCGTCACCAAGTTCACGCTGTTCTTCGTTCCGCTGTTCCCGATCTCGACGAAGTACCTGACTCAGTGCACCTTCTGCGGTGCGGAGCAGAAGATCACCGCGGAGCAGGCGCAGCAGCTCCAGGTCCAGAACGCGGGCGGCCAGTCGTACAACCAGGTGCAGCAGCCGGGGCATCAGCAGCCGTACCAGCGGTGA
- a CDS encoding FtsW/RodA/SpoVE family cell cycle protein — protein MTAPTADTPPPEPRLTRRRGVELSLLVCAVLISVYGYIGVGLARSGAVPPDAVGYGAGLGVLALLAHLAVRFRAPYADPLLLPIAVLLNGIGLVLIYRLDLETPGYRAAPTQLVWSALGVALFTAAVIALSDHRVLQRYAYVSVTAALALLTMPIFFPAVNGAKIWIRVGGLSFQPGEFAKILLAVFFAAYLAANSNALACTGRRIISRLQLPTGRVLGPVLAVWAVSVGVLVVERDLGSSLLFFGLFVIMLYVATGRTGWIAVGLVLAAAGAFAVGSLEPHVHGRVEDWLHPFATIEAGQGPNQLAQSLFSFASGGMLGTGLGRGHSILIGFAAKSDFILATAGEELGLVGLMAIVLLYALLVERGYRAGLALRDPFGRLLAVGLASIVAIQVFVIAGGVTGLIPLTGMAMPFLAQGGSSVVTNWVIVALLIKVSDSARTPERAPVEPGVVAESMEAGR, from the coding sequence ATGACCGCACCCACGGCGGACACTCCCCCGCCGGAGCCACGCCTCACCAGGCGCCGGGGCGTCGAACTCTCGCTCCTGGTCTGCGCCGTCCTCATCTCCGTCTACGGCTACATCGGCGTCGGTCTCGCACGCAGCGGGGCCGTGCCACCCGACGCAGTGGGCTACGGTGCCGGCCTGGGAGTCCTCGCACTCCTCGCCCATCTCGCCGTACGCTTCCGCGCCCCCTACGCCGACCCGCTGCTGCTGCCCATCGCGGTGCTGCTCAACGGCATCGGCCTGGTGCTGATCTACCGGCTCGACCTGGAGACTCCCGGCTACCGGGCCGCGCCGACCCAGCTGGTGTGGTCCGCGCTCGGGGTCGCGCTGTTCACCGCGGCCGTGATCGCCCTGAGCGACCACCGGGTGCTGCAGCGGTACGCGTATGTCTCGGTCACCGCCGCCCTTGCCCTGCTGACCATGCCGATCTTCTTCCCGGCCGTGAACGGCGCGAAGATCTGGATCCGCGTCGGCGGACTGTCCTTCCAGCCGGGCGAGTTCGCGAAGATCCTGCTCGCGGTCTTCTTCGCCGCGTATCTGGCCGCCAACAGCAACGCCCTCGCCTGCACGGGCCGCAGAATCATCAGCAGGCTCCAGCTGCCCACCGGCCGCGTACTCGGTCCCGTGCTGGCGGTCTGGGCGGTCAGCGTGGGCGTGCTGGTGGTGGAGCGGGACCTCGGCTCGTCGCTGCTCTTCTTCGGACTGTTCGTCATCATGCTGTACGTGGCGACCGGCCGGACCGGCTGGATCGCCGTCGGACTGGTGCTCGCCGCGGCGGGGGCATTCGCCGTCGGCTCCCTCGAGCCCCATGTCCACGGCCGGGTCGAGGACTGGCTGCACCCCTTCGCGACCATCGAGGCGGGCCAGGGGCCCAACCAGCTCGCCCAGTCGCTGTTCTCGTTCGCGTCCGGCGGCATGCTCGGCACCGGACTGGGCCGTGGGCACTCGATCCTGATCGGCTTCGCCGCCAAGTCCGACTTCATCCTCGCCACCGCGGGTGAAGAACTGGGTCTGGTGGGTCTGATGGCCATCGTCCTGCTGTACGCGCTGCTGGTGGAGCGCGGCTACCGGGCGGGGCTGGCCCTGCGCGACCCGTTCGGGCGGCTGCTCGCCGTCGGCCTGGCCTCGATCGTCGCGATTCAGGTCTTCGTCATCGCCGGCGGGGTGACGGGCCTGATCCCGCTCACCGGCATGGCGATGCCGTTCCTCGCCCAGGGCGGTTCGTCCGTCGTCACCAACTGGGTCATCGTCGCACTGCTGATCAAGGTCAGCGACTCGGCCCGCACGCCCGAGCGGGCACCGGTCGAGCCGGGTGTCGTCGCCGAATCCATGGAGGCCGGACGGTGA
- a CDS encoding penicillin-binding transpeptidase domain-containing protein — MIRCIRHAAVFCLLLLVALLVNAARVQVVQSDRLDSNPANRRLAIARYAEPRGNILVDGKPVTGSRDSGQQLRYERTYVHGPMYAPVTGYASQTYGTSMVEHAEDGTLAGTSDLLAPLPLLHELTRFRPGAGHVVTTIRASMQKAAYDGLGGRRGAVAAIEPGTGRILALVSSPSYDPGVLSGTGEEVTGAWQRLNGLMSQPMLNRAIRQTYPPGSTFKIVTAAAALDAGVVDHVDAPTGAPDPYILPGTRTRLPNEADRCRNASLAYAIQWSCNTVMAHLGVKIGLAGMLKAVGGFGFNDRTLRIPSPVSPSNFDTDMSDDQLALSSIGQFDTTATPLQMAMVSAAVAGGGHLKYPYLVERVTRSDGDTIAHYGRRPYRQAMYPATAHQLQRLMVRVVEEGTGSNAAIKGATVGGKTGTAQHGVGNSGTPYAWFISWAQAHGAPQAAVAVAVVVEDTSVNRADISGGGSAAPIARAVMEAALRTSRS, encoded by the coding sequence GTGATCCGCTGCATCCGGCACGCCGCGGTGTTCTGTCTGCTGCTGCTCGTCGCCCTGCTGGTCAATGCCGCGCGGGTGCAGGTCGTCCAGTCCGACCGCCTCGACAGCAACCCGGCCAACCGGCGCCTCGCCATTGCCCGTTACGCCGAACCGCGCGGCAACATCCTGGTGGACGGCAAGCCGGTCACCGGATCTCGGGACAGCGGGCAGCAACTGCGCTACGAGCGCACCTACGTCCACGGCCCGATGTACGCTCCGGTGACCGGGTACGCCTCCCAGACCTATGGCACCAGCATGGTCGAACACGCCGAGGACGGCACCCTTGCCGGTACCAGCGACCTGCTCGCACCGCTGCCGCTGCTGCACGAGCTGACCCGCTTCCGGCCGGGGGCCGGCCACGTGGTCACCACCATCAGGGCCTCCATGCAGAAGGCGGCGTACGACGGGCTCGGCGGCCGGCGGGGCGCGGTCGCGGCGATCGAGCCGGGCACGGGCCGGATCCTGGCGCTGGTCAGCAGCCCGTCGTACGACCCCGGGGTGCTGTCGGGCACCGGGGAAGAGGTCACGGGTGCCTGGCAGCGGCTGAACGGGCTCATGAGTCAGCCGATGCTCAACCGGGCGATCCGGCAGACATATCCGCCGGGCTCGACGTTCAAGATCGTGACAGCCGCCGCGGCACTGGACGCGGGAGTCGTCGACCATGTGGACGCGCCGACCGGTGCGCCCGATCCGTACATCCTGCCCGGCACGCGCACCAGGCTCCCCAACGAGGCGGACCGCTGCCGCAACGCCTCGCTCGCGTACGCGATCCAGTGGTCGTGCAACACGGTGATGGCGCATCTCGGGGTGAAGATCGGGCTGGCCGGGATGCTGAAGGCGGTCGGCGGGTTCGGCTTCAACGACCGGACCCTGAGGATTCCGTCGCCGGTGTCCCCGTCGAACTTCGACACGGACATGAGCGACGACCAGCTGGCGCTGTCGTCGATCGGGCAGTTCGACACGACGGCGACGCCGCTGCAGATGGCGATGGTGTCCGCGGCGGTCGCGGGCGGCGGGCATCTCAAGTACCCCTATCTGGTGGAACGGGTGACGAGGTCGGACGGCGACACGATCGCCCACTACGGCCGGCGGCCGTACCGGCAGGCGATGTACCCGGCGACCGCGCACCAGCTGCAGCGGCTGATGGTGCGGGTCGTCGAGGAGGGCACCGGCAGCAACGCCGCGATCAAGGGCGCCACGGTGGGCGGCAAGACCGGCACGGCCCAGCACGGCGTGGGCAACTCCGGTACGCCGTACGCCTGGTTCATCTCATGGGCGCAGGCGCACGGGGCGCCGCAGGCGGCGGTCGCGGTCGCGGTGGTCGTCGAGGACACCTCCGTGAACCGTGCGGACATCAGCGGGGGCGGCAGCGCGGCGCCGATCGCACGCGCGGTCATGGAGGCGGCGTTGCGGACCTCCAGGAGCTAG
- a CDS encoding amidase, whose translation MNVPETLEMIERLDPVLSAFTEVWAERALSGERDADSGLPLSGLPFAVKGPSGIRSYAARRLIAAGAVPVGSTAVPGPGTYWQTWGLGAHGPTRNPWRADRTPGGSSAGSAAAVAVGMVGLATGSDGAGSVRIPAAWCGVFGLKTTHGLFPSPDRTGLATAGVLTRTAEGARGYLRAVLDAYEPVAPVLPLRAVWSPDLGFAATDQEVAAVARAAVERLESAGVVRTVGAGWALLDPRDAWTRVRAGRPGAGAAVRAENDRRLDGLFAGADLLLTPATPNRPHGHEGPGDLYSTALTWAFNLSGHPAASIPAGFTSDGCPVGLQLVAVRGADVSLVEMAVAAERGLNIVRP comes from the coding sequence ATGAACGTGCCGGAAACACTGGAGATGATCGAGCGGCTCGACCCGGTGCTGAGCGCCTTCACGGAGGTCTGGGCAGAGCGCGCCCTGTCCGGCGAGCGCGACGCCGACTCCGGACTCCCCCTGTCCGGGCTGCCGTTCGCGGTGAAAGGACCGTCGGGCATCCGCTCGTACGCGGCACGGCGGCTGATCGCGGCGGGCGCGGTGCCGGTCGGATCGACGGCTGTGCCGGGGCCTGGCACGTACTGGCAGACGTGGGGGCTCGGCGCGCACGGGCCCACCCGTAACCCCTGGCGGGCGGACCGTACGCCGGGCGGCTCGTCCGCGGGCTCCGCCGCTGCGGTCGCCGTGGGCATGGTGGGCCTGGCGACCGGCAGCGACGGAGCGGGATCGGTACGGATCCCGGCGGCCTGGTGCGGGGTCTTCGGGCTGAAGACGACGCACGGGCTGTTTCCGTCCCCTGACCGGACGGGCCTGGCCACGGCGGGGGTGCTGACCCGCACGGCGGAGGGGGCGCGCGGGTATCTGCGCGCGGTGCTGGACGCCTACGAGCCGGTGGCTCCCGTGCTTCCGCTACGAGCGGTGTGGTCCCCGGACCTGGGCTTCGCGGCGACGGACCAGGAGGTCGCGGCGGTCGCGCGGGCGGCGGTGGAACGGCTGGAGTCCGCGGGGGTCGTACGGACGGTGGGGGCGGGTTGGGCACTGCTCGACCCCAGGGACGCGTGGACCCGGGTGCGGGCGGGCCGGCCCGGGGCGGGCGCGGCGGTGCGGGCCGAGAACGACCGCCGGCTCGACGGGCTGTTCGCCGGGGCGGACCTGCTGCTGACCCCGGCGACGCCCAACCGGCCGCATGGCCACGAGGGCCCGGGTGATCTCTACTCCACTGCGCTGACCTGGGCGTTCAACCTGAGCGGCCATCCGGCGGCGAGCATCCCCGCAGGCTTCACGAGCGACGGCTGCCCGGTCGGACTGCAACTGGTGGCGGTGCGCGGCGCGGACGTCTCACTGGTCGAAATGGCGGTGGCGGCGGAGCGTGGGCTGAATATCGTGCGGCCATGA
- a CDS encoding DUF3291 domain-containing protein yields the protein MTYELAQVNIGRLKHPLESPELKDFVDNLDPVNAVADAADGFVWRLQNDTGNATDLRVFGDDWLLVNMSVWRDTNALTAFMYQGMHRELLARRYEFFERVLEVMTTMWWVESGHRPTVREAEERLLHVREHGPTEHAFTLRKPFPPPS from the coding sequence ATGACCTACGAACTCGCCCAGGTGAACATAGGCCGCCTCAAACATCCCTTGGAATCCCCGGAGTTGAAGGACTTCGTGGACAATCTCGACCCTGTGAACGCCGTCGCCGACGCCGCGGACGGCTTCGTCTGGCGGCTCCAGAACGACACCGGCAACGCGACGGATCTCCGGGTCTTCGGCGACGACTGGCTGCTGGTGAACATGTCGGTGTGGCGCGACACGAATGCGCTGACGGCGTTCATGTACCAGGGCATGCACCGCGAACTGCTGGCTCGGCGCTACGAGTTCTTCGAACGGGTGCTTGAGGTCATGACCACGATGTGGTGGGTGGAATCGGGCCATCGTCCGACGGTGCGCGAGGCCGAGGAACGTCTGCTGCATGTGCGGGAACACGGGCCGACAGAGCATGCGTTCACGTTGCGGAAGCCGTTCCCGCCGCCGTCCTGA
- a CDS encoding ADP-ribosylglycohydrolase family protein, giving the protein MAAMTTTDPSVPSPAGPAAARRSLEALALGDAFGERWFPLFRDREQAYEEIRARRTPPEPDWHWTDDTAMALAIQRVLDLHGEIDQDRLAACFALTYEADPARGYGHGMHMLLPQLLEDPASWRTLAPGLFDGGSLGNGAAMRVAPLGAWFHEDLELVGRQAELSARVTHAHPEGVAGAVAVATAAALSARGELTVAEVASRTPPGAVREGLARAAELPLTTEPWKASDILGNGQRIRADDTVPFAVWTAARHHDDLWAALWSTAEGFGDVDTTCAITGGIVGAAKGTEGVPQEWLTRREALPGG; this is encoded by the coding sequence ATGGCGGCCATGACCACCACCGACCCCTCCGTACCGTCGCCCGCCGGTCCGGCGGCCGCGCGCCGCAGTCTCGAAGCGCTCGCTCTCGGGGACGCGTTCGGCGAGCGCTGGTTCCCGCTCTTCCGCGACCGCGAGCAGGCGTACGAGGAGATCCGCGCACGCCGCACCCCGCCCGAGCCGGACTGGCACTGGACGGATGACACGGCCATGGCGCTCGCGATCCAGCGCGTGCTGGACCTGCACGGCGAGATCGACCAGGACCGGCTCGCCGCCTGCTTCGCCCTGACATACGAGGCCGATCCGGCGCGCGGCTACGGCCACGGCATGCACATGCTGCTGCCCCAGCTCCTGGAGGACCCCGCGAGCTGGCGCACCCTCGCCCCCGGGCTGTTCGACGGGGGCAGCCTCGGCAACGGCGCGGCGATGCGGGTGGCTCCGCTCGGCGCCTGGTTCCACGAGGATCTGGAACTGGTCGGCCGACAGGCCGAGTTGTCCGCCCGGGTGACCCACGCCCACCCCGAGGGCGTGGCGGGCGCGGTGGCCGTCGCCACGGCGGCGGCGCTGTCCGCACGCGGCGAGCTGACCGTCGCCGAGGTCGCCTCCCGCACCCCGCCCGGCGCGGTCCGCGAGGGCCTGGCCCGCGCGGCGGAGCTGCCGTTGACGACGGAGCCCTGGAAGGCGTCGGACATCCTCGGCAACGGCCAGAGGATCCGCGCGGACGACACCGTGCCGTTCGCGGTCTGGACGGCGGCCCGCCACCACGACGATCTGTGGGCCGCGCTCTGGTCCACGGCGGAGGGCTTCGGGGACGTCGACACGACATGTGCGATCACGGGCGGCATCGTGGGCGCGGCGAAGGGCACCGAGGGCGTCCCACAGGAATGGCTGACCCGCCGTGAGGCGCTTCCGGGCGGCTGA
- a CDS encoding ferritin-like domain-containing protein codes for MSTQDRYMHPPERPLWEIPASGSARFSWEYEDGRDRLLALYQKGKDKQWDGQKRIDWDLEVDPYDPLGTPDEVLTLYGTRYWAKLTDKDKGDLRRHYTSWQFSQFLHGEQGAMVCAARIVESVPDLDAKFYSATQTMDEARHAEIYSRFLHEKIGMLYPINDNLQGLLGDTLRDSRWDMPYLGMQVLIEGLALAAFGMIRDTTDKPLPKQILAYVMQDEARHVAFGRMALRDYYQQLTDAERREREEFVIEGCYLMRDRLRGVEVLENFGIPKQEAAELSEQSEYLHLFRKLLFSRIVPCVKDIGLWGERLQKAYLDMGVFEMGDSNLDLLMSQDEEIAEQLDRERFAAEEQARVTEVEEAIAEGAGASG; via the coding sequence GTGTCGACCCAAGATCGCTACATGCACCCGCCCGAGCGCCCCCTCTGGGAGATCCCGGCGTCCGGCTCGGCGCGTTTCAGCTGGGAGTACGAAGACGGCCGGGACCGCCTCCTCGCCCTGTACCAGAAGGGCAAGGACAAGCAGTGGGACGGCCAGAAGCGCATCGACTGGGACCTCGAGGTCGATCCGTACGACCCCCTCGGCACGCCGGACGAGGTCCTCACCCTCTACGGCACCCGGTACTGGGCCAAGCTCACCGACAAGGACAAGGGCGACCTGCGCCGGCACTACACGTCCTGGCAGTTCAGCCAGTTCCTGCACGGCGAACAGGGCGCCATGGTGTGCGCGGCGCGGATCGTCGAGTCGGTGCCGGACCTGGACGCCAAGTTCTACTCCGCCACCCAGACCATGGACGAGGCCCGGCACGCCGAGATCTACAGCCGTTTCCTGCACGAGAAGATCGGGATGCTCTACCCGATCAACGACAACCTTCAGGGACTGCTCGGCGACACCCTGCGCGACTCCCGCTGGGACATGCCGTACCTCGGCATGCAGGTGCTGATCGAGGGTCTGGCGCTGGCCGCTTTCGGCATGATCCGCGACACCACGGACAAGCCGCTGCCCAAGCAGATCCTCGCGTATGTCATGCAGGACGAGGCCCGTCATGTCGCCTTCGGGCGTATGGCCCTGCGCGACTACTACCAGCAGCTCACCGACGCCGAGCGGCGCGAGCGCGAGGAGTTCGTGATCGAGGGCTGCTATCTGATGCGCGACCGGCTGCGCGGGGTGGAGGTGCTGGAGAACTTCGGCATCCCGAAGCAGGAGGCGGCAGAGCTCTCCGAGCAGTCCGAGTACCTGCATCTGTTCCGCAAGCTGCTGTTCAGCCGGATCGTGCCCTGTGTCAAGGACATCGGCCTGTGGGGCGAGCGGCTGCAGAAGGCGTATCTCGACATGGGCGTCTTCGAGATGGGTGACTCGAACCTCGACCTGCTGATGTCCCAGGACGAGGAGATCGCCGAGCAGCTCGACCGGGAACGGTTCGCGGCCGAGGAGCAGGCGCGGGTGACGGAGGTCGAGGAGGCGATCGCGGAGGGCGCGGGCGCCTCCGGCTGA
- a CDS encoding AurF N-oxygenase family protein yields the protein MTTVSERDVQLLRDALGPLRDREQVAARLLESSAKHSFDPDKELDWDSPLEEGKWFWPPELLSLYDTPLWHRMSEEQRLELSRHESASLASLGIWFEIILMQLLVRHIYDKPLTSNHVRYALTEIADECRHSMMFARMIQKGGAPAYQVPRVYHNLARVLKTISTTPGSFAATLLGEEILDWMQRLTFPDERVQTLVRGVTRIHVVEEARHVRYAREELRRQMVTAPRWEQELTRISCGEAARVFSVCFVNPKVYDNIGLDRREAVAQVRASGHRREVMQSGAKRLTDFLDDIGVLRGPGRKLWKSSGLLA from the coding sequence ATGACAACCGTGTCCGAACGCGACGTGCAGCTGCTCCGCGACGCACTCGGCCCGCTCCGGGACCGTGAGCAGGTCGCCGCGCGCCTGCTCGAATCCTCCGCCAAGCACTCCTTCGACCCCGACAAGGAACTCGACTGGGACTCCCCGCTCGAGGAGGGCAAGTGGTTCTGGCCGCCGGAGCTGCTCTCCCTCTACGACACGCCCCTCTGGCACAGGATGTCCGAGGAGCAGCGCCTGGAGCTGTCGCGTCACGAGTCCGCCTCGCTCGCCTCGCTCGGCATCTGGTTCGAGATCATCCTGATGCAGCTGCTGGTACGCCACATCTACGACAAGCCCCTGACCAGCAATCATGTCCGCTATGCGCTCACCGAGATCGCCGACGAGTGCCGACACTCGATGATGTTCGCCCGGATGATCCAGAAGGGCGGCGCCCCGGCGTACCAGGTGCCGCGCGTCTACCACAACCTCGCACGCGTCCTGAAGACGATATCCACCACTCCCGGATCGTTCGCGGCGACACTGCTCGGCGAGGAGATCCTCGACTGGATGCAGCGCCTCACCTTCCCGGACGAGCGGGTGCAGACACTGGTGCGCGGCGTCACCCGTATCCACGTGGTGGAGGAGGCGCGCCATGTGCGGTACGCCCGCGAGGAGCTGCGCCGCCAGATGGTGACCGCGCCGCGGTGGGAGCAGGAGCTCACCCGGATCAGCTGCGGTGAGGCGGCGCGTGTCTTCTCCGTCTGCTTCGTCAACCCGAAGGTGTACGACAACATCGGCCTGGACCGCCGCGAGGCGGTCGCCCAGGTCAGGGCGAGCGGGCACCGGCGCGAGGTGATGCAGTCCGGGGCCAAGCGCCTGACCGACTTCCTGGACGACATCGGGGTGCTGCGGGGGCCCGGCCGTAAGCTCTGGAAGAGCTCCGGGCTCCTTGCCTGA
- a CDS encoding TetR/AcrR family transcriptional regulator — translation MTSPAPATRAYRRLSVEERRTQLLAAALTLFAHRPPEEVSLDDVAEAAGVSRPLVYRYFPGGKQQLYETALRSAADQLESRFAEPSAGPPTERLSRVLDRYLAFVDEHDAGFSALLRGGSVAETSRTSTIVDEVRRAAADQILVHLGVAAPGSRLRMMVRTWIAAVEAASLIWLDEGKQPPTDELRDWLIDHLIALLAATAATDEETAGIITGLMAQESADGPVGLLARRLGPVLGDSTGLL, via the coding sequence ATGACCAGTCCCGCTCCCGCGACCCGCGCGTACCGACGGCTCAGCGTCGAGGAGCGCCGCACGCAACTGCTCGCTGCGGCGCTCACGCTCTTCGCGCACCGGCCGCCGGAGGAGGTCTCCCTCGACGATGTGGCGGAGGCGGCCGGGGTGTCCCGGCCGCTCGTCTACCGCTATTTCCCCGGCGGCAAGCAGCAGCTGTACGAGACGGCGCTGCGCTCCGCCGCCGACCAGCTGGAGAGCCGGTTCGCAGAGCCGTCGGCCGGGCCCCCCACCGAGCGGCTCTCGCGCGTCCTGGACCGCTATCTCGCGTTCGTCGACGAGCACGACGCGGGGTTCAGCGCGCTGCTGCGCGGCGGGAGCGTCGCCGAGACCTCCCGTACGAGCACGATCGTCGACGAGGTGCGCAGGGCCGCGGCCGACCAGATACTCGTCCACCTCGGCGTCGCGGCCCCCGGATCCCGGCTGCGGATGATGGTGCGCACCTGGATCGCGGCCGTCGAGGCGGCGTCCCTGATCTGGCTGGACGAGGGCAAGCAGCCGCCCACCGACGAGTTGCGGGACTGGCTCATCGACCATCTGATCGCGCTGCTGGCGGCCACCGCCGCGACCGACGAGGAGACGGCGGGGATCATCACGGGCCTGATGGCGCAGGAGAGCGCGGACGGTCCTGTGGGCCTGCTCGCCCGGAGGCTGGGGCCAGTGCTGGGCGACAGCACGGGGCTGCTGTGA